GCGCCCGTTCGGACGGGTCGGCTGTCGCCTGATAGGCCTGATCCAGCCGGTCGAAGTCCATGGCCTGGGCATAGGGCAGTTGAATCCGCCGCTTGCCCATGAGCTGATCCACCCGGTGTTTCACCTCCAGGTAGACGGGGGTGTCCGGCCCGATGGGCTGGTTGCCGTAGGCCCGCACCCGGATCTTGCGCCGCTCCCGGTGGCCGTCCAGCTTGTCCCAAAAGGAGCGCAGGTCCGGCGTGTCGAAGTAGACGCTGGCGATCCGGTAACCGCCCAAGGCATCGCCGTTGGGATCGGGCACCATGTACTGGGTCAACTCTTCCGCCACGGCCTGGTACTGCTCTCGCCGCAGCAGATACTTGAGCTCGTAGCGCAGCCGGGTTTTCACCCGCAGGTGGGCGCTGGAGCTGCGGTCGATGGCTTGCATGTTCGCCTCTCACTTCCCTGGATGGCACGCTCCCGGGCTTCACTCCACGGGTGGATCATCTCGGCCCGGCGAGCCGTAGAGCTCGGCACTGGCCCGCCAGCTTTCCGGCAGGTTGGGATCGCCCTGGGGATCCACCAGGACCAGGGAATCCCCTGCACCGGCTGCACTCTGGGGCCAGCCGTCATCGCTGCTGTAGGTCACCGACGTGATGAGCTGGCCCGTGGCGCTGTAGAGGGCGATGGTCTCTCCCTCGTTGGCCAGCCGCCCCTGGTAGATGCCGCCGATCTCGGCCTCGGGGTAGCGCCGACGGAAATCCTTGAAATCCCGCACCAATACCAGGAAGGCGCCAGGCGCCAGCCGGGTGTAGCGGGGAAAGACGAAGTCGATGCCTTCGAAGTAGGCGCCGCCCAGGCGGGCCGTCACGCTGCCCAGGTTCTTCAGCTCGATGAATTCGTAGTCGTTGCCGCCCACGGGGTCGTACATGATTTCAGTGATGCGCACATCGCTGCGCTGGCCCTCCCGACGGAAGGTGGCCT
This genomic interval from Litorilinea aerophila contains the following:
- a CDS encoding polyphosphate polymerase domain-containing protein, producing MQAIDRSSSAHLRVKTRLRYELKYLLRREQYQAVAEELTQYMVPDPNGDALGGYRIASVYFDTPDLRSFWDKLDGHRERRKIRVRAYGNQPIGPDTPVYLEVKHRVDQLMGKRRIQLPYAQAMDFDRLDQAYQATADPSERALLGEICWLYYTLQLHPTCVVTYHRRAFQGNEYYPDLRITFDTDLKGRTHDLSLLSTGHAQNHYFLPPDFCIMEVKVNHNVPYWLAQLLSRHRCTFQRISKYCLALQQSRRIAGRRRMLIYPGSDGASP